Proteins found in one Myxococcaceae bacterium JPH2 genomic segment:
- the ubiE gene encoding bifunctional demethylmenaquinone methyltransferase/2-methoxy-6-polyprenyl-1,4-benzoquinol methylase UbiE, with protein sequence MSTEVRQMFSSIATRYDVTNEVLSFGVHRLWRRTAVRLSGAKPGDRILDCASGTGDLALVFKRKVGPQGRVVGTDFCPEMLQVAPDKAKQAGLEVEFQVADAMALPFADASFDVASIAFGIRNVDDPVKCLKEMARVVRPGGRVVVLEFGQPAGFFGGLFRFYSKVVMPTVGGLITGNRAAYEYLPRTAAAFPAGEKFIGLMEQADAYSARDAHSLLFGTAFVYVGTVR encoded by the coding sequence ATGAGCACCGAAGTTCGTCAGATGTTTTCCTCCATCGCCACGCGGTACGACGTGACCAACGAGGTCCTCTCGTTCGGCGTGCACCGGCTGTGGCGCCGCACCGCGGTGCGCCTCAGCGGGGCGAAGCCGGGCGATCGCATCCTCGATTGCGCGTCCGGGACGGGTGACCTCGCGCTCGTCTTCAAGCGGAAGGTGGGCCCGCAGGGACGCGTGGTGGGCACGGACTTCTGCCCCGAGATGCTCCAGGTCGCGCCGGACAAGGCGAAGCAGGCGGGCCTCGAGGTCGAGTTCCAGGTGGCCGATGCGATGGCGCTTCCCTTCGCGGATGCCAGCTTCGACGTGGCGTCCATCGCGTTCGGCATCCGCAACGTGGATGACCCCGTGAAGTGCCTGAAGGAGATGGCCCGCGTGGTGCGTCCCGGCGGCCGCGTGGTGGTGCTGGAGTTCGGGCAGCCCGCGGGCTTCTTCGGTGGCCTGTTCCGATTCTACAGCAAGGTCGTGATGCCGACGGTGGGCGGACTGATCACGGGCAACCGGGCCGCCTACGAGTACTTGCCGCGCACCGCGGCGGCGTTCCCCGCGGGCGAGAAATTCATCGGCCTCATGGAGCAGGCGGATGCCTACTCCGCGCGCGATGCCCACTCGCTGCTGTTCGGAACCGCCTTCGTCTATGTCGGAACGGTCCGCTGA
- the aroF gene encoding 3-deoxy-7-phosphoheptulonate synthase → MGGKQPDGPGALRVSRAARPEGTRVQVGPVEFGGRGFVVMAGPCAVEGTTQVEHTAAAVASAGAHVLRGGVFKPRTSPYAFQGMGEPGLRLLADAGRRHGLPIISEVMETAQIPLMEQHADILQIGARNMQNFSLLRALGKVRKPVLLKRGLAATLQEWLLAAEYLLDGGNEQVLLCERGIRTFEPAMRNTLDLAAVAWAKQHTHLPVIVDPSHATGEPSLILPMSLAAAAAGADGLLIEVHAKPEQAMCDGHQALTPAAFENLMQRLPAVLDAVDRHLLRPETPAQIAGAR, encoded by the coding sequence GTGGGAGGCAAGCAGCCAGACGGCCCGGGCGCGCTCCGCGTGTCGCGTGCGGCACGTCCGGAGGGGACGCGGGTCCAAGTCGGGCCCGTGGAGTTTGGCGGGCGAGGCTTCGTGGTGATGGCGGGGCCGTGTGCGGTGGAGGGCACGACGCAGGTGGAGCACACCGCCGCGGCGGTGGCGAGCGCCGGAGCGCACGTGTTGCGCGGAGGCGTGTTCAAGCCCCGCACGAGCCCCTACGCCTTCCAGGGAATGGGTGAGCCGGGGCTGCGACTGCTCGCGGATGCGGGGCGCCGGCACGGCCTGCCCATCATCAGTGAAGTGATGGAGACCGCGCAGATTCCGCTGATGGAACAGCACGCGGACATCCTCCAGATCGGCGCTCGCAACATGCAGAACTTTTCGTTGCTGCGCGCGCTGGGCAAGGTGCGCAAGCCGGTGCTGCTCAAGCGAGGACTCGCCGCGACGCTGCAAGAGTGGCTGCTCGCCGCGGAGTATCTGTTGGATGGCGGTAACGAGCAGGTGCTGTTGTGCGAGCGCGGCATCCGCACGTTCGAGCCGGCGATGCGCAACACGCTGGACCTGGCCGCGGTGGCGTGGGCCAAGCAACACACGCACCTGCCCGTTATCGTGGACCCGTCGCATGCCACGGGAGAGCCGTCGCTCATCCTTCCCATGTCGCTGGCCGCCGCCGCCGCGGGTGCGGACGGGCTGCTGATTGAGGTCCATGCGAAGCCCGAGCAGGCCATGTGCGATGGGCATCAGGCCCTCACGCCCGCGGCCTTCGAGAACCTGATGCAGCGGCTGCCAGCCGTGCTAGACGCCGTGGACCGTCACCTTCTGCGGCCGGAGACTCCGGCCCAAATCGCGGGGGCGCGATGA
- the menC gene encoding o-succinylbenzoate synthase, protein MRIAHATLTPLRLDFARPLRTARATYAAREGWIVRLVDEAGHVGRGEAMPLPEFGTEPLAATESALRRWSSTLVGQTVADSLEAIASTLSGDATELERWGGAKVRVRASGTAPRLPAAEHALEQALLELLALRRGLPLRKLFFEAARSAVRVNALLGAATPAVLADEAHQSVAEGFDTLKLKVAGRPLDEDEARVRAVREAAGPRARIRLDANGGWTEPEAIQALRVLHRYSPELVEQPTPAEDWDALCRVQQSAPCAIAADESLVSPERLRRALSSEEGTPSVRVWVLKPMVLGGLLTSLEWARRAERRGIRTFVTSSLDGVIARAGAAHLAAALPSGELASGLAVGRLFTNEPPVHPYRPVAGRIHLSDAPGIGWEEQRE, encoded by the coding sequence ATGCGCATCGCCCACGCGACGCTGACCCCGCTGCGGCTGGACTTCGCTCGGCCGCTACGGACGGCGCGCGCGACGTACGCGGCACGCGAAGGTTGGATCGTGCGCCTCGTGGATGAAGCGGGTCACGTAGGGCGAGGCGAGGCCATGCCGTTGCCTGAGTTCGGCACGGAACCCCTCGCGGCGACTGAATCCGCGCTGAGACGGTGGTCCTCGACGCTGGTGGGCCAGACCGTCGCCGACTCGCTGGAGGCGATTGCGTCCACGCTGAGCGGAGACGCCACCGAGTTGGAGCGGTGGGGCGGCGCAAAGGTCCGAGTCCGCGCGAGTGGGACGGCTCCGCGACTGCCTGCCGCGGAGCATGCGTTGGAGCAGGCCCTGCTGGAGTTACTCGCGCTGCGCCGAGGGCTCCCGCTCCGCAAGCTCTTCTTCGAAGCCGCGCGCTCCGCGGTCCGCGTGAATGCGCTCCTGGGAGCCGCAACTCCCGCCGTACTCGCGGACGAAGCGCACCAGTCCGTGGCCGAAGGCTTCGACACGCTGAAGCTCAAGGTCGCCGGACGCCCGCTCGACGAAGACGAAGCCCGGGTGCGAGCGGTGCGCGAGGCCGCGGGTCCACGCGCACGGATCCGCCTCGATGCGAACGGCGGCTGGACCGAGCCCGAGGCAATTCAAGCCCTGCGGGTGCTCCATCGATACTCACCGGAGCTGGTGGAGCAGCCCACGCCCGCCGAGGATTGGGACGCACTCTGCCGAGTGCAGCAGTCCGCACCGTGTGCCATCGCCGCGGATGAGTCGCTCGTGTCGCCGGAGCGATTGCGTCGAGCATTGTCATCCGAGGAGGGCACGCCTTCCGTGCGCGTTTGGGTTCTCAAGCCCATGGTGCTCGGAGGCTTGTTGACGTCCCTCGAGTGGGCGCGCCGAGCGGAACGCCGAGGCATCCGGACGTTCGTCACCAGCTCACTGGATGGAGTGATCGCACGAGCAGGTGCGGCACACCTCGCGGCGGCGCTACCGTCGGGCGAGCTGGCCTCGGGGCTCGCGGTGGGGCGCTTGTTCACGAACGAGCCACCGGTCCATCCGTATCGACCCGTGGCGGGGCGGATCCACTTGTCCGATGCCCCGGGAATCGGCTGGGAGGAACAGCGGGAATGA
- the menD gene encoding 2-succinyl-5-enolpyruvyl-6-hydroxy-3-cyclohexene-1-carboxylic-acid synthase yields the protein MSSDANLNQLWARALLEELIRGGVRHAVVCPGSRSSPLALACASAEGLRTWSVIDERSAGFFALGLAKHSRAPVVLVATSGSAGAHFYPAVIEAAMSHVPLIILTADRPLELQGWGAAQTVPQDRFYGEFSRFYADVGLPESGNAPITHLRATAARAVGCAMRAPRGAVQLNVPFREPLAPTPEAHGAEHLSMLARAGRQGVPLTRIVPPSRAPDANILDEVRRRVAATARGVIVCGPRDEDDGFNEAITALSLATGYPVLAEAVSQARFGGGPLTVSCYDALLRHGAFAQAHRPELVLRFGGGLTPKAPQQWLDASGAEIVVFSDEGALFDPAHRAATVVEGSAVLACRALATGLSRGPGKWAESFLSGERRVRGALEAAFAERPDVLTEPRVASEVVAALPVGAQLFVSSSMPIRAVDAFAPSSAGPMRVLANRGANGIDGIVSTAAGMASAAGRPAVLLTGDLALLHDVGGLVTAARARVSLTVVVVNNDGGGIFSFLPIAQSAPREAFETLFGTPHGVDLSHAAALAGARFSRPTTPSALRSAVREGLEGGLRVVEVRVDRATNVDDHRQLFARMAGALGDGPWA from the coding sequence ATGTCGTCCGACGCTAACCTCAACCAGCTCTGGGCCCGGGCCCTGCTGGAGGAGCTGATCCGCGGCGGCGTGCGCCACGCGGTGGTGTGTCCGGGCTCGCGCTCTTCGCCGCTGGCCCTGGCCTGCGCGAGCGCGGAGGGTCTGCGCACGTGGTCCGTCATCGACGAGCGGAGCGCGGGGTTCTTCGCGCTGGGCCTCGCGAAGCACTCGCGGGCGCCCGTGGTGCTGGTGGCGACGAGTGGCTCGGCGGGGGCGCACTTCTATCCCGCGGTCATCGAAGCGGCCATGTCACACGTGCCGCTGATCATCCTGACCGCGGATCGTCCCCTGGAGCTTCAGGGGTGGGGCGCGGCTCAGACCGTGCCGCAGGATCGGTTCTACGGCGAGTTCAGTCGCTTCTACGCGGACGTGGGACTGCCCGAGTCGGGGAACGCGCCCATCACCCACCTGCGAGCCACCGCGGCCCGCGCGGTCGGTTGCGCCATGCGCGCGCCGCGAGGTGCGGTGCAGCTCAACGTCCCGTTCCGCGAGCCGCTCGCGCCGACGCCCGAGGCCCATGGCGCCGAGCACCTCTCCATGCTGGCGAGAGCGGGACGCCAGGGCGTGCCGCTCACGCGCATCGTGCCGCCCTCGCGTGCGCCCGACGCGAACATCCTGGACGAGGTGCGCCGCCGAGTTGCCGCCACCGCGAGGGGCGTCATCGTCTGCGGTCCTCGTGACGAGGACGATGGCTTCAACGAAGCCATCACCGCGCTGAGCCTCGCGACGGGCTACCCCGTGCTCGCGGAGGCCGTGTCCCAGGCCCGCTTCGGTGGCGGGCCGCTCACGGTGTCCTGCTACGACGCGCTGCTGCGCCATGGTGCGTTCGCACAGGCGCATCGGCCCGAGCTGGTGCTGCGCTTTGGCGGAGGGCTGACCCCGAAGGCGCCCCAGCAATGGCTCGACGCGTCCGGCGCGGAGATTGTCGTCTTCAGTGACGAGGGCGCGCTGTTCGATCCCGCGCATCGCGCGGCCACGGTGGTCGAGGGCTCGGCGGTCCTCGCGTGTCGCGCGCTGGCGACAGGCCTGTCTCGTGGTCCGGGGAAGTGGGCCGAGTCGTTCCTCTCCGGGGAGCGCCGCGTCCGAGGGGCGTTGGAGGCCGCGTTCGCGGAGCGGCCCGACGTGCTCACCGAGCCGCGCGTGGCCAGCGAGGTGGTGGCCGCGCTGCCTGTCGGGGCGCAGTTGTTCGTGTCGAGCAGCATGCCCATTCGCGCGGTGGACGCGTTCGCGCCGTCGAGCGCGGGACCCATGCGCGTGCTCGCCAACCGGGGAGCGAACGGCATCGACGGGATTGTCTCCACTGCGGCGGGCATGGCCTCGGCGGCGGGTCGTCCGGCGGTACTGCTGACCGGGGACCTGGCGCTGCTTCACGACGTGGGCGGACTCGTCACCGCGGCTCGCGCGCGGGTGTCGCTCACGGTGGTGGTGGTGAACAACGACGGTGGAGGCATCTTCTCGTTCCTGCCCATCGCTCAGTCCGCGCCGCGCGAGGCCTTCGAGACACTGTTCGGTACTCCGCACGGCGTGGACCTGTCGCATGCGGCGGCCTTGGCCGGAGCCCGATTCTCGCGACCCACGACGCCTTCGGCGCTGCGCTCCGCGGTGCGCGAGGGGCTCGAAGGCGGATTGCGCGTGGTGGAGGTGCGAGTGGACCGGGCCACGAACGTGGATGACCACCGGCAGCTCTTCGCGCGGATGGCGGGCGCACTGGGAGACGGACCATGGGCGTGA
- a CDS encoding 1,4-dihydroxy-2-naphthoate polyprenyltransferase encodes MSTTVPNLATPGQPQPSLKTWLMAARPKTLTAGSVPVVVGTALAFAEGVGRWLPAIAAFVGAVLIQIGTNFVNDYYDFKKGADTAERLGPTRVTQSGLISPSTVMAGALVCFGLATLVGVYLVAIAGWPILVVGLASLLCGYAYTGGPYPLGYHGLGDLFVLIFFGFAAVAGTYFVQAGLVSTAAWWAAVPVGGLGTGILVVNNLRDATTDVKAGKRTLVVRFGSGFGKAEYVLLLALSYATPVALLAMGLASPWVLLPFLSLPLAVPPLKLVLKSQGAALNPALGGTARLQLVFGVLFAVGLYLR; translated from the coding sequence ATGAGCACCACCGTTCCCAACCTGGCCACGCCGGGACAGCCGCAGCCTTCCTTGAAGACGTGGTTGATGGCGGCGCGTCCGAAGACCCTGACCGCGGGCTCGGTGCCCGTGGTGGTGGGGACCGCGCTGGCGTTCGCCGAGGGCGTGGGACGTTGGCTGCCCGCGATCGCCGCGTTCGTGGGAGCGGTGCTCATCCAGATCGGGACGAACTTCGTCAACGACTACTACGACTTCAAGAAGGGCGCCGATACGGCAGAGCGCCTCGGGCCCACGCGCGTGACGCAGAGCGGGCTCATCTCGCCGAGCACGGTCATGGCGGGCGCGCTGGTGTGCTTCGGCCTGGCCACGCTCGTGGGCGTGTACCTGGTGGCGATCGCCGGTTGGCCCATCCTCGTCGTGGGCCTGGCTTCGCTCCTGTGTGGCTATGCGTACACGGGTGGCCCGTATCCGCTGGGCTATCACGGCCTGGGTGATCTCTTCGTGCTCATCTTCTTCGGCTTCGCCGCCGTGGCGGGCACGTACTTCGTGCAAGCGGGCCTGGTGAGCACCGCGGCATGGTGGGCCGCGGTGCCGGTGGGCGGCCTGGGCACGGGCATCCTCGTGGTGAACAACCTGCGGGATGCCACCACGGACGTGAAGGCCGGCAAGCGCACGCTCGTCGTTCGTTTCGGCTCGGGCTTCGGCAAGGCGGAGTACGTGCTGCTGCTGGCGCTGTCCTACGCCACGCCTGTCGCACTGCTCGCGATGGGCCTCGCGAGTCCGTGGGTGCTGTTGCCGTTCCTGAGCCTGCCGCTGGCGGTGCCGCCCTTGAAGCTCGTGCTCAAGTCGCAGGGCGCGGCACTCAACCCCGCATTGGGTGGCACGGCGCGACTGCAGCTCGTGTTCGGCGTGCTCTTCGCGGTGGGGCTGTACCTGCGCTGA
- the menH gene encoding 2-succinyl-6-hydroxy-2,4-cyclohexadiene-1-carboxylate synthase, with protein sequence MGVTLAYETWGEGPRTVLLLHGFTGSRASFDHLKPLLSRSVRAVAVDLPGHGATPLPERSGREGFVETVDAVIRLARSLGEGPVDLLGYSQGARVALAAAVTAPEVFERLIMESGSPGLHRRQERAARRESDARLAAFIQARGVDAFVERWEALPLFDGLRQLPAQHQDALRERRRACTVTGLAGALGTLGVGVQPDYWPSLHRQRLPTLLLTGARDEKFTQLARRMAAELPVVWRHAFADCGHTPHLETPEAYVREVLSFLQTPWYEAPQFEHTALRREASSP encoded by the coding sequence ATGGGCGTGACGCTGGCGTACGAGACGTGGGGCGAGGGGCCTCGGACCGTGTTGCTGCTCCACGGCTTCACGGGCAGCCGCGCCTCCTTCGACCACCTGAAGCCCCTGCTGAGTCGCTCGGTGCGCGCGGTGGCGGTGGACCTGCCGGGCCATGGCGCCACGCCGTTGCCCGAGCGCTCGGGTCGAGAGGGCTTCGTCGAGACGGTCGACGCGGTGATCCGACTCGCGCGAAGCCTGGGTGAAGGCCCGGTGGATCTCCTCGGGTACTCACAGGGCGCGCGTGTTGCGCTGGCGGCGGCGGTGACGGCGCCCGAGGTGTTCGAGCGCCTCATCATGGAGAGCGGCTCGCCGGGGCTGCATCGCCGTCAGGAGCGCGCGGCGCGGCGCGAGTCGGATGCCCGGCTCGCGGCCTTCATCCAGGCGCGCGGCGTGGACGCCTTCGTGGAGCGCTGGGAGGCCCTGCCGCTGTTCGATGGCCTGCGCCAGCTTCCCGCGCAGCATCAAGATGCGCTGCGCGAGCGCCGACGCGCGTGCACGGTCACGGGGCTCGCGGGCGCGCTGGGGACGCTGGGGGTCGGAGTCCAGCCTGACTACTGGCCGAGTCTGCATCGACAGCGCCTGCCCACGTTGTTGCTGACGGGGGCTCGGGACGAGAAGTTCACCCAGCTCGCGCGGCGCATGGCGGCGGAGCTTCCGGTGGTGTGGCGGCACGCGTTCGCGGACTGCGGTCACACTCCCCACCTGGAGACGCCCGAGGCGTACGTGCGCGAGGTGCTCTCTTTTCTCCAGACACCCTGGTACGAAGCGCCGCAGTTCGAGCACACCGCGTTGCGCAGAGAGGCCTCGAGTCCATGA
- a CDS encoding shikimate kinase, with product MSERSAEARNQLVTQVLNAVDPRLKSSLRKALASPGPALRPSATQTVVIAGHRAAGKSRLLPLVSRLLGRPGLDLDAELERASGRSLRSWVAEAPGEFRVAERQALLNQPQGTLVSVGGGFLSHHPDALAGVFTLLVPLTFETYRERLLRDRTRPRLRPEVSLEEEISTLFHEREALHARVTTVALVDFLRGCLILEESP from the coding sequence ATGTCGGAACGGTCCGCTGAAGCGCGCAACCAGCTCGTCACGCAGGTCCTCAACGCGGTGGACCCGCGTCTCAAGTCGTCGCTGAGGAAGGCACTCGCCTCCCCCGGCCCGGCGCTGCGCCCCAGCGCCACGCAGACCGTGGTCATCGCCGGGCATCGGGCCGCGGGCAAGAGTCGCCTGCTGCCCTTGGTGTCCCGGCTGCTCGGGCGCCCCGGGTTGGATCTGGACGCGGAGCTGGAGCGCGCCTCGGGCCGCTCGCTGCGCTCCTGGGTGGCGGAGGCGCCAGGCGAGTTCCGCGTCGCCGAGCGGCAGGCGCTCCTGAATCAACCCCAGGGCACGCTGGTGTCCGTGGGCGGGGGCTTCCTCTCGCACCACCCGGACGCGCTCGCGGGCGTGTTCACCCTCCTCGTCCCGCTCACCTTCGAGACCTATCGCGAGCGGCTGCTGCGCGACCGCACGCGCCCCCGGCTGCGCCCCGAGGTGTCGCTGGAGGAGGAGATCTCCACGTTGTTCCATGAGCGCGAGGCGCTGCACGCGCGCGTCACCACCGTGGCCCTGGTCGACTTCCTCCGGGGCTGCCTCATCCTCGAGGAGTCCCCGTGA
- a CDS encoding isochorismate synthase — MRTLTPVEGQRWVAGWVPLPAVDPLAGADVLGPPSVYWERPLAREAAAGWGEAAAWEARSSSEAHTVLASLASQGMRWLDSAPVELLGPWFGGMRFGATGAPDSAWDSHGVARWVLPEVLVCRSGEGVVIAAFSPDNEGGEARVRARLEQVRASFPTAYRHPRGGAVEVRTRSSRSDFEARVTRAVEDIGAGHFQKVVLARAMDAEGPDDFDVVDVLSRLREQNPRCATFLFRAPDGACFLGATPETLCRVEGRVLETEALAGSAAPGQSEGLGASDKDRREHEAVVRYILAALAPVAERVSADEQPAFLTLKNVVHLRTGIRAELREGATAAQVVSALHPTPAVGGTPRERALSFLVEHEALDRGWYAGPVGWVGAGRAHLMVALRSALVRGPRARLFVGAGIVAGSSAEAEWRETEMKSLAMLRALGGGDVVRR; from the coding sequence ATGAGGACGCTCACTCCCGTTGAGGGACAGCGCTGGGTGGCGGGGTGGGTGCCCTTGCCCGCGGTGGATCCGCTGGCGGGAGCGGACGTGCTGGGTCCTCCCTCGGTCTACTGGGAGCGTCCGCTCGCGCGAGAGGCGGCGGCGGGGTGGGGTGAGGCGGCGGCCTGGGAAGCGCGCTCGTCGTCCGAGGCGCACACGGTGTTGGCCTCATTGGCGAGCCAGGGCATGCGCTGGCTCGATTCGGCGCCGGTGGAGCTGCTGGGGCCGTGGTTCGGCGGGATGCGGTTCGGGGCCACGGGCGCGCCGGACTCCGCCTGGGACTCGCATGGCGTGGCCCGTTGGGTTCTTCCCGAAGTGCTCGTCTGTCGCTCGGGAGAAGGCGTGGTGATTGCCGCCTTCTCGCCGGACAACGAAGGGGGCGAGGCCCGGGTCCGCGCGCGGCTGGAGCAGGTGCGCGCCTCGTTCCCCACCGCGTACCGGCATCCCCGAGGAGGCGCGGTGGAGGTTCGCACACGCTCCTCGCGGTCGGACTTCGAGGCGCGAGTCACGCGGGCGGTGGAGGACATCGGCGCGGGCCACTTCCAGAAGGTGGTGCTCGCGCGCGCGATGGACGCCGAGGGCCCGGACGACTTCGACGTGGTGGATGTGCTGTCGCGGCTGCGAGAGCAGAATCCGCGCTGCGCCACCTTCCTGTTCCGCGCGCCGGATGGGGCCTGCTTCCTGGGCGCCACGCCCGAGACGCTGTGCCGGGTGGAGGGGCGGGTGCTGGAGACGGAGGCGCTCGCGGGCTCCGCCGCGCCGGGCCAGTCGGAGGGGTTGGGCGCGAGCGACAAGGACCGCCGAGAGCACGAGGCGGTGGTGCGCTACATCCTCGCGGCCCTGGCCCCGGTGGCCGAGCGGGTCTCCGCGGATGAGCAGCCCGCGTTCCTGACGTTGAAGAACGTGGTGCACCTGCGCACGGGCATTCGCGCGGAGCTGCGCGAGGGGGCCACCGCCGCGCAGGTCGTGTCGGCGCTGCATCCGACGCCCGCGGTGGGAGGCACGCCGCGTGAGCGCGCGCTGTCGTTCCTGGTGGAGCACGAGGCCTTGGACCGAGGCTGGTACGCGGGGCCGGTGGGTTGGGTGGGCGCGGGGCGGGCGCACTTGATGGTGGCATTGCGCTCGGCGCTGGTTCGAGGGCCGCGGGCGCGCCTCTTCGTGGGAGCGGGCATCGTCGCCGGCTCCAGCGCGGAGGCCGAGTGGCGGGAGACGGAGATGAAGAGCCTGGCGATGTTGCGGGCCTTGGGAGGCGGGGATGTCGTCCGACGCTAA